A region of the Aethina tumida isolate Nest 87 chromosome 3, icAetTumi1.1, whole genome shotgun sequence genome:
ttttattacttttctatcACAACCTTAAGATATTTATACAGTTCACTGCTTTTTGGTGTTTTCCTCCTCCAAGAAACAAAATATCTTTTCCAAAGACTAAATTGTTTCATCAAACAGTAGATAATTACATTGATCACTTGTCTTTTTGGTGAGTAGACCACGTCAGTCCTCTTCTTTTAAGTAATGTTTCATCCGGTTCTCCAACTTCAAAAATAGATtccaatgataaaattatacccATTTCTTCCTGGGTTAATgtacattcaataaattatatttttaatcattttattaatttatgaaataatcagattattgatttgtttttgcaGTCTATGcttgttgattttaattaattaattaattttaattatttaattatttaagatattatttatcagCACTTTATATAGGAaagtaatttcaaaacaattcaatagaatcaatcaaaaaaaaatatcaatcattttataacattCATAATAATGTGACATAATAACTTTATCTTgatcattttctaatttattttgaaaaaaaaaaaaattaatctccTGTTTTACCTGAAGCAACATCaacttatttacatttacatgtttttgagttattcCAAAAATTGGAATGTCTGTCACGAAATTTGATGGTGCTAAGCTCATTTTTGGTGGAGGCTCTAACTAAAGATCATCCTATGAGAAGCCATTTTAGTAGCATAAACTAAATTGATTATTCTATAAGCGTTCCCATTCTTAGATTTAACCAAAATGTTTCTCATTTTTGtgtgtacaattttttaaactaatgacGAATGACGTCATTGTCCTgagatattaatatatatctaCACATACGATTAATTTCtcatatcaatattatattcaatccGTGTTCACATCATCCAATCTATTAATATGAGTGCCACAAACAGAGAGACCCCTGCGGTAAGTTTTCtgattttattagataattagtCCCAATGGAGTGATTAAAaccttttattattagaagagTTTCTTTAAAAGTATCAATgatgtcataaataaatttattgagaatATTGATGtgattgatttttaacaattactaataataagtCATAATATGAccctgtttaaataaataatttataataatgccTTAtacaaaatactaaatttaataaaaaatattacttataggATCCCAGTGAGTCTAACAATGATGAATATTCATCAGATGACGACAACAATAGGGTAAGCTTTAAGCTTTACTTGCTCATACAATTTACCATTAAACTCGAAAGTAAGTTGAAGTTaagcaactataaaataactCTTTAGGCTCTTTATCTGCCTTCTTCAGACGTTGCTATATGACAACAATGGAGTCTTCAATTAGAACATTTGTAAATAGGGCCTCTACCATCAATTTACTTTAGATTTTGTGGTTGCCAATATTAGTtgttttgattgattttttccTTTGTTTTTAGATAAGTAAAAATGGAGAAGAATTACCTGAAAAGGGGGAACCGCTAACAATCACCATACAGTTAAAaagcattatttttaaaatattcgaggAGAAGTTCCAAGATCTACCACATAAAGTTAACGATTTAGTAAAGGAACAGCAAAATGTTATCGAAAGGGTTACTAAAACAGAAGAAAAATGGGGAAAGTCCATTCAAGATTTAGAAAAGAGACAGGAAGATGTCGCAAAGGTTACCGAAGACTTAAGAAAGAAACAAGAAGAAGTTGTTGGATTTGTTAACCAAATGGGAAATCGATGCCAAAACTCcgttcaaaatttagaaaagaaaCAACAAGACGTTGGCGAAATGTTAAACGAAGCAAAAGAACAATGGGAAACCTcaattcaacaattaaaaaagaaacaggAAGATGTTGTCGCAAAGGTTACCGAAGCAGAAGGAAATTGGGAAAAATCCATTCAAGATTTAGAAAAGAAACAGGAAGGTATTGTCGCAAAGGTTACCAAAGTAGAAGAAAAATGGCAAAAATCAGTTCAACCTTTATTAAAGAGGCAACAAGATGTTGGCGAAACGTTAAAAGAAGCAAAAGAACAATGGGAAACCTCTATTCAAGATTTGGAAAAGAAACAGGAAGATGTTGTCACAAAGGTTACCGAAGACTTAGAAAAGAAACAAGAAGAAGTTGTTGGATTTGTTACCCAAATGGAAAATCGATGCCAAAACTCcgttcaaaatttagaaaagaaaCAACAAGACGTTGGCAAAATGTTACACGAAGCAAAAGAACAATGGGAAACCTcaattcaacaattaaaaaagaaacaggAAGATGTTGACGAATGGGTTACCCAAGTTGATAAAAAATGGGAAAAGTTAGTTCAAGATTTAGAAAAGAAACAGGAAGATGTTGTCGCAAAGGTTACCGAAGACTTAGAAAAGaaacaaacattaataataataaagaatgtaGGCATGCGCAGGTTTCATTGGGTGTTAGGAGGATCACTTTTCATCCTTCTCCTTGCTATGGTGATTTATATGGAACTCCGCAAGTGTAATTATTACTAACACTGcatgtatttattgttaaaattttatttatcaattaatatattatttattttgaattttacaaatttgtttatttaaatttgcattacaCATTCTATAAATAGAATCTACTGTTGTATTAAATGTGCTAGTAGTCTCAATGCCATTTCAATCCGGTACTTCAAACAAAACACACACGTACTATGCACGTTGCtgcatgaaaatatttaaataattaattgtttcttgtGATTTTAACGAAATTTTTGTGATTGTGGTAAAAATACTAATGGTAAACCCGtaagtaaattgtaatatgaatacaaatacaaatacattttatgcACTCGTAATTTAATACCACAGCAACAAGTGAAAGTTCAAGGTTTGTTGTAACatattatcatcattaatcatttacgtgaattttaaacaaatttaaaaacagtcACTTAATTTGCACAGctcaataaaatgttgatgATTTTTTGGTACTTGAAAAGAAAAAGCTGACCTaggataattttgaaaagcCATCACATTTCGTCAATCAGCTCtagtttttatgaacaaatcCCCCTTCAACCTTCAGTAGTATTGGTGATCtaactgaataaattgaagaactttttaattagcaaAAACTGGGCTCACAAGATATTGaagtactttttaaaataactaatctGAGCTATCTCGAAGACTAAGTCTGACACTAACACCAACAAACACCTGAAAAATCGTTGATACCTCAGATGtttattcagtaaaatttaGTTACAGATAAagtatcaatattttcattcatttcagaCCCTCAATATGAGCGGATCCCAAAATAAGAATCTTAAtgcattcaaaattaaagaggGTGAGTCTACATTGAACCATGGATCCACCGACAATAAACAAGACAAAAAGGAGACGGAAGTGAACCAAAAATCCATTTTAGATGATTGAAGtactaatgtttattttgatttcagACGGAATCCAAAATGGAGGAGAAGTTATCTGAGGTCAGCCAACAATTGACCActgttaataaacaatacgaggaagttttggattttttaaaagatttacaCTCAAGAGTTGAATATTTACATGAAAAACAACAAGAACTCAGCGAAGAGACTTTGAATAAAGatgtatattatcaaaacttgcAAAGCCTTGaaaatcaattgaaaattatcaaagaaGATCAGTTAAATCACAAGGCAAACACTCTGCAAAACTATGAATACTTCAAAGATGAACTGAGGAAGTGTCAAAACACCTTGATGAGCTTGGACAAGAAACAAAATCAGCACAAACAAGAGTTTTTGGCACAAATTAAGTCGTGCAACTCCAGAGCGGATGACCTTCAGTTCCAACTAACGGCcacaataaatgaaatagaagatctaaaacaaaatatcattgGCAACAACGAAACATTTACCTCGTACCTGCGACAATTAAATCAACAGTTATCAAATCTCAACCGCGAATTTACCACTTTCGTCAAAGAAACTGAAGTCCGAAACGACGACCTGTCACAATGGAAGTCCAGTCACACTAAAACTTTGTACCAACTGAAGGAAACGTTAACTTTATGCAACAACACGAACAAGAAACAGGCGCAAGACATGGAAGAAATTGGTACAACACTTAAACAAATCATGGACGTGCATGCCGGCATTAAAACGACCTTAAAACATCAAGAGGGGCTCTTAGAACATcacaaatttgtaataaaatacgtGAAGGAAGACGAAAGTGACATTTTCAGGCGCCTCAATTCTTTACAAAATGAACTTAAGGGTCTGAAAATTGgttcattagaaaaataataaatatttaatttaatttgcttagtattaatttaatgcataaattatatgttaatagtattttataaaatgcttattcttgtaaattataatgtatagGTACTGGTTTATTGAATcttggatatttaaattaattttcaaatctaGGTTCCAACTTTCTTTGCTTTTACTGGAAAAGTGAATGTGGGTTTTCTCTGTGGTATTTCAGCAACGATCAATTTTGATGTGTGCACcaccttaaaaaatatttcatgttgattattatcagttattatcattaaattaactgtgtATAAACACATTGACTATGTAGATCTAATCAGCAACAGAAAATAGTTgtgtttaatatgtaatagatATTTGCAtgccttttattttatatgttgcaGCAGTAATGACAAAGATGAAGGTTACATGAACTTTAATTGCAAACATCTTATGTTACTCAATCGTAAATCATTTCGGAAACTGTAGACTgcaacatttaaatgtatttcattACTTGTGCACAGTTttctattacaaatttaaatcatcTGTATAATTCGGAAGATGTCGCTGTAGCCTCGGGGTGTACCAACGACTGCGACGACatctttattgtttttgttcgcATCATTAGCGTAAGAATCAGAAATTTCCATATTAACCATGCATCCGTTTATCGTAATCGGCCGGATAACGAGCAGTGGTACTACATCaacaatgaaatattactAGAAACACTGACCTGCTTGCATAATACAAGTCGGTAAATCAGTCGCTAAACTCCAATTGTACCCGGATCCGGCCAAGCCAACTTTTTTTCCTGCCGCAGATCTCTGGAATCGATTAAATATTGGCTGGCCGGACCGAATATTATTGATGCTGCGCAAATAATAGATGCGATGTGTGTTGTTGACACACATACGTGCACATTACGAGGAACCCTTAATTGATGCTGGCCTATCTGGCTGCGAGTGAACAAATATGCCTTCTATGTATTAATGCAGAGTGGAAGTCGATAAAATTTCTCGACTCGTTTGCTCAACGAAATAAACACCATTAAGGCGATAACTTTTTAATCTTCTTTTGGACCACCAGAAGAATATTATGGGTACTAGAGGCTGAACAGGGATAGAAGAAATacccaaataaagaaataaattggcAAGTAAAACGTCTTTTCATTTAACTAAATAAGTCTTTTGAGATTCTCTACGAGTTGTGGTCTTGTCTTCTAGTGAAAAAGTTCTTCTATTGACCAAAGAAGCTAGTCtttgagtaattttttcaTGGAGTAGTAGATAAATGTATTGATCATTTATCCTCTTGATAGGCAGTGCAGACCAGTGAAGAAAATCATTCTTAATTTGAGCCTTCTTTTATGAATTGTTATTCAGGTTTTCCAGCTTCaccaaatgtaataatatatgtagaaAAAAGTCTCATTTGGGATTCTAATACTTATAGTTTTGTCTTCTTAGTTTAAAAGCTTTTCTATTTACTAAAGAAGCTAATCTTTGAGTAACTTTTTCATGGAGTAGTAGACAAATGTATTGATCATTTATCCTCTTGATAGGCAGTACAGACCAGTGAAGAAaatcattcttaatttaagcCTTCTTTTATGAATTGTTCCTCCATATTTTCCAGCttcaaaaacaaatgaaagAGCTTGAAAAAGATTTCAGTAGCACATACAAAATGTATTCAAACAAACCATGAACCACACTAGTACCTAATGACTTCAAGAGATTCGAAAACTGAAGGATCCACCTCtggtaattagtttttttttaagtctGGACTCTGTGTATGcgtattataaatttgcattgcacattttataaatagaatctACTGAATTAAATGTGCCAGTAATCTCAATGCCATTTCAATCCGGTACTTCAAACAAAACACACACGTACTATGCTCGTTGCtgcatgaaaatatttaaataattaattgtttcttgtGATTTTAACGAAACTTTTGTGATTGTGGTAAAAATACTAATGGTAAACCCGTAAGTAAATAGTAATAtgaatacaaatacaaatacaaatacattttattttatttgaaaagaaaaagCTGACCTAGGTTAATTTTGAAAAGCCATCACATTTTGTCAATCAGCTCTAGTTTTTGAGATAGAGGCTGGTTCCCGAAACCAACACAATGATTTCCAGTTCTGTGTCGTAAGTAAAATTCTGAACAAATCCCTCTTCAACCTTCAGTAGTATTGGTGAACtaactgaataaattgaagaactttttaattagcaaAAACTGGGCTCACAAGATGTTGaagtactttttaaaataactaatctGAGCTATCTCGAAGACTAAGTCTGACACTAACACCCACAAACACCTGAAAAATCGTTGATACCTCAGATGtttattcagtaaaatttaGTTACAGATAAagtatcaatattttcattcatttcagaCCCTCAATATGAGCGGATCCGAAAATAAGAATCTTAAtgcattcaaaattaaagaggGTGAGTCTATATTGAACCATGGATCCACCAACAATAAACAAGACAAAAAGGAGACGGAAGTGAACCAAAAATCCATTTTAGGTGATTGAAGtactaatgtttattttgatttcagACGGAATCCAAAATGGAGGAGAAGGTATCTGAGGTCAGCCAACAATTGAGCACTGATAATAAGCAATACGAAgaagttttgaattttttaaaagatttacaCTCAAGAGTTGAATATTTACATGAAAAACAACAAGAAATCAACGAAGGGGCTTTGAATAAAGatgtatattatcaaaacttgcAAAGCCTTGaaaatcaattgaaaattatcaaagaaGATCAGTTAAATCACAAAGCAAACACTCTGCAAAACTATGAATACTTCAAAGATGAACTGAGGAAGTGTCAAAACACCTTGATGAGCTTGGACAAGAAACAAAATCAGCACAAACAAGAGTTTCTGGCACAAATTAAGTCGTGCAACTCCAGAACGGATGACCTCCAGTTCCAACTAACGGtcacaataaatgaaatagaagatctaaaacaaaatatcattgGCAACAACGAAACATTTACCTCGTACCTGCGACAATTAAATCAACAGTTATCAAATCTCAACCGCGAATTTACCACTTTCGTCAAAGAAACTGAAGTCCGAAACGACGACCTGTCACAATGGAAGTCCAGTCACACAAAAACGTTGTACCAACTGAAGGAAACGTTGACTTTATGCAACAACACGAACAAGAAACAGGCGCAAGACATGGAAGAAATTGGTACAACACTTAAACAAATCATGGACGTGCATGCCGGCATTAAAACGACCTTAAAACATCAAGAGGGGCTCTTAGAACATcacaaatttgtaataaaatacgtGAAGGAAGACGACACAGACATTTTCAGGCGCCTCAATTCTTTACAAAATGCACTTAAGAGTGTGAAAATTGgttcattagaaaaataataaatatttaatttaatttacttagtattaatttaatgcataaattatatgtttatagtattttataaaatgttttttaatcttCTTTTGAGCTACCAGTAGAATATTATGGGTACTAGAGGCTGAAGAGGGATAGAAGAAATacccaaataaagaaataaattggcAAGTAAAACGTCTTTTCATTTAACTAAATAAGTCTTTTTGAGATTCTGATACGAGTTGTGGTCTTGTCTTCTACTGAAAAAGCTCTTCTATTGACTAAAGAAGCTAGTCTTTGAGTACAGGCCACTGAAGAAAATCattcttaaattaagttttcttttATGAATTGTTCTCCAGGTTTTCCAGCTTCAACAACAAATGAAAGAGCTTGAAAAAGCTTTCAGTAGCACATAAGAGATTCGAAAACTGCAGGATCCACCTCtggtaattagtttttttttttttacgtcTGGACTCTGTGTGTGCGTATTGGATTTCTCGGGGCGCAAACAAAACACAAAGATCCCTCGTAACAAATGTATAAACAAGTAACGGCAAACAATATTGCCCTTGTTGactgtgttaaattttaaataaacatgtcCCCAGCACAATACGAAAGGATGGCCGCACTGGAAATGAATTTATCCTGCTAATAAACCAGGCAATTTTATGGCAGTTTGTCAAAGTTCACGCTGCAGGTATTCTTTGGTTTGTGCATTAGCGTTTATTTTTTGCTCGACGGTGGTCCTGCCCATTCTATTGCTATTTGTGCGTACGTATGGATTTTCGAAACGTCTTTGGTATGGTATGGCTCTGTATGACTAGCATTTAATTGCGTTCAGATGAAgctattactttttaataggCTCACGTaaatggattttaaatttctcgGCGAGTAAAAAACCTTTATGTGTAGcgtaactaattttaatttgcttaCGAATGTTTGTGGTCGAGTCTAGACAGTTTTTTAGTTACTAGTTGAAGAATTTTTTAGGTTACTTCTGACAaatctttatataaatatccaattaaaaagttaatctaATCTCAGAGCCTATAGATTTATGGGCAGCAGTAGTTACTagtactttaataataatttctactttCAGCACctcagaatattattttatttatgattgatAGTTGGAATTCGAGTACCTCTACTACTAGCATGTACTTCTGATTTCAGTACCTCAGAATACTTCGTGCATTGCGTCAACATAAAAATGGGTAATGAGACTGTTTCAGATTGCTCAGCCAGTTGTTGAAGTACCTCTTTTTGAAATCCTACTATTTCAGCACCTCAGACTATTTCAGGAATTGTGTAAAAGTAAAGATATGCAATGAGATTGTTTCAGATTGCTCAGCCAGTTGTTGATGCAcctcatttttcaattaaattattttatttgtgattgACAGTTGGGCTTGGAGTACCTCCAGGATTAGCCTGTATTTCTCATTTCAGCACCTCAGAATATTTCGTGAAttgtattaacataaaaatgggTAATGAGACTGTTTCAGATTGTTCAGCCGGTTGTTGAAGTACCTCATTTTGAAATCCTACTATTTCAGCACCTCAGAATATTTCAGGAATTGTGTAAAAGTAGAAATGTGCAATGAGATTGTTTCAGATTGCTCAGCCAGTTGTTGATGCAcctcatttttcaattaaattattttatttgtgattgACAGTTGGGCTTGGAGTACCTCCAGGACTAGCATGTATTTCTGATTTCAGTACCTCAGAATACTTCGTGCATTGCGTCAACATAAAAATGGGTAATGAGACTGTTTCAGATTGCTCAGCCAGTTGTTGAAGTACCTCTTTTTGAAATCCTACTATTTCAGCACCTCAGACTATTTCAGGAATTGTGTAAAAGTAAAGATATGCAAAGAGATTGTTTCAGATTGCTCAGCCAGTTGTTGATGCAcctcatttttcaattaaattattttatttgtgattgACAGTTGGGCTTGGAGTACCTCCAGGACTAGCATGTATTTCTGATTTCAGTACCTCAGAATACTTCGTGCATTGCGTCAACATAAAAATGGGTAATGAGACTGTTTCAGATTGTTCAGCCGGTTGTTGAAGTACCTCATTTTGAAATCCTACTATTTCAGCACCTCAGAATATTTCAGGAATTGTGTAAAAGTAGAAATGTGCAATGAGATTGTTTCAGATTGCTCAGCCAGTTGTTGATGCAcctcatttttcaattaaattattttatttgtgattgACAGTTGGGCTTGGAGTACCTCCAGGACTAGCATGTATTTCTGATTTCAGTACCTCAGAATACTTCGTGCATTGCGTCAACATAAAAATGGGTAATGAGACTGTTTCAGATTGCTCAGCCAGTTGTTGAAGTACCTCTTTTTGAAATCCTACTATTTCAGCACCTCAGACTATTTCAGGAATTGTGTAAAAGTAAAGATATGCAAAGAGATTGTTTCAGATTGCTCAGCCAGTTGTTGATGCAcctcatttttcaattaaattattttatttgtgattgACAGTTGGGCTTGGAGTACCTCCAGGACTAGCATGTATTTCTGATTTCAGTACCTCAGAATACTTCGTGCATTGCGTCAACATAAAAATGGGTAATGAGACTGTTTCAGATTGCTCAGCCAGTTGTTGAAGTACCTCTTTTTGAAATCCTACTATTTCAGCACCTCAGACTATTTCAGGAATTGTGTAAAAGTAAAGATATGCAAAGAGATTGTTTCAGATTGCTCAGCCAGTTGTTGATGCAcctcatttttcaattaaattattttatttgtgattgACAGTTGGGCTTGGAGTACCTCCAGGACTAGCATGTATTTCTGATTTCAGTACCTCAGAATACTTCGTGCATTGCGTCAACATAAAAATGGGTAATGAGACTGTTTCAGATTGTTCAGCCGGTTGTTGAAGTACCTCATTTTGAAATCCTACTATTTCAGCACCTCAGACTATTTCAGGAATTGTGTAAAAGTAAAGATATGCAATGAGATTGTTTCAGATTGCTCAGCCAGTTGTTGATGCAcctcatttttcaattaaattattttatttgtgattgACAGTTGGGCTTGGAGTACCTCCAGGACTAGCATGTATTTCTGATTTCAGTACCTCAGAATACTTCGTGCATTGCGTCAACATAAAAATGGGTAATGAGACTGTTTCAGATTGCTCAGCCAGTTGTTGAAGTACCTCTTTTTGAAATCCTACTATTTCAGCACCTCAGACTATTTCAGGAATTGTGTAAAAGTAAAGATATGCAATGAGATTGTTTCAGATTGCTCAGCCAGTTGTTGATGCtccttatttttcaattaaattattttatttgtcatttttagtTGGACTTGGAGTACCTCCAGGATTAGCCTGTATTTCTCATTTCAGCACCTCAGAATATTTCGTGAAttgtattaacataaaaatgggTAATGAGACTGTTTCAGATTGTTCAGCCGGTTGTTGAAGTACCTCATTTTGAAATCCTACTATTTCAGCACCTCAGAATATTTCAGGAATTGTGTAAAAGTAGAAATGTGCAATGAGATTGTTTCAGATTGCTCAGCCAGTTGTTGATGCAcctcatttttcaattaaattattttatttgtgattgACAGTTGGGCTTGGAGTACCTCCAGGACTAGCATGTATTTCTGATTTCAGTACCTCAGAATACTTCGTGCATTG
Encoded here:
- the LOC109605396 gene encoding paramyosin, whose protein sequence is MSGSQNKNLNAFKIKEGESTLNHGSTDNKQDKKETETESKMEEKLSEVSQQLTTVNKQYEEVLDFLKDLHSRVEYLHEKQQELSEETLNKDVYYQNLQSLENQLKIIKEDQLNHKANTLQNYEYFKDELRKCQNTLMSLDKKQNQHKQEFLAQIKSCNSRADDLQFQLTATINEIEDLKQNIIGNNETFTSYLRQLNQQLSNLNREFTTFVKETEVRNDDLSQWKSSHTKTLYQLKETLTLCNNTNKKQAQDMEEIGTTLKQIMDVHAGIKTTLKHQEGLLEHHKFVIKYVKEDESDIFRRLNSLQNELKGLKIGSLEK
- the LOC126264802 gene encoding myosin-8-like; this encodes MSATNRETPADPSESNNDEYSSDDDNNRISKNGEELPEKGEPLTITIQLKSIIFKIFEEKFQDLPHKVNDLVKEQQNVIERVTKTEEKWGKSIQDLEKRQEDVAKVTEDLRKKQEEVVGFVNQMGNRCQNSVQNLEKKQQDVGEMLNEAKEQWETSIQQLKKKQEDVVAKVTEAEGNWEKSIQDLEKKQEGIVAKVTKVEEKWQKSVQPLLKRQQDVGETLKEAKEQWETSIQDLEKKQEDVVTKVTEDLEKKQEEVVGFVTQMENRCQNSVQNLEKKQQDVGKMLHEAKEQWETSIQQLKKKQEDVDEWVTQVDKKWEKLVQDLEKKQEDVVAKVTEDLEKKQTLIIIKNVGMRRFHWVLGGSLFILLLAMVIYMELRKCNYY
- the LOC109605398 gene encoding repetitive organellar protein-like isoform X2, yielding MHSKLKRTESKMEEKVSEVSQQLSTDNKQYEEVLNFLKDLHSRVEYLHEKQQEINEGALNKDVYYQNLQSLENQLKIIKEDQLNHKANTLQNYEYFKDELRKCQNTLMSLDKKQNQHKQEFLAQIKSCNSRTDDLQFQLTVTINEIEDLKQNIIGNNETFTSYLRQLNQQLSNLNREFTTFVKETEVRNDDLSQWKSSHTKTLYQLKETLTLCNNTNKKQAQDMEEIGTTLKQIMDVHAGIKTTLKHQEGLLEHHKFVIKYVKEDDTDIFRRLNSLQNALKSVKIGSLEK
- the LOC109605398 gene encoding repetitive organellar protein-like isoform X1, with the translated sequence MSGSENKNLNAFKIKEGESILNHGSTNNKQDKKETETESKMEEKVSEVSQQLSTDNKQYEEVLNFLKDLHSRVEYLHEKQQEINEGALNKDVYYQNLQSLENQLKIIKEDQLNHKANTLQNYEYFKDELRKCQNTLMSLDKKQNQHKQEFLAQIKSCNSRTDDLQFQLTVTINEIEDLKQNIIGNNETFTSYLRQLNQQLSNLNREFTTFVKETEVRNDDLSQWKSSHTKTLYQLKETLTLCNNTNKKQAQDMEEIGTTLKQIMDVHAGIKTTLKHQEGLLEHHKFVIKYVKEDDTDIFRRLNSLQNALKSVKIGSLEK